One candidate division KSB1 bacterium genomic window carries:
- the rpoB gene encoding DNA-directed RNA polymerase subunit beta — translation MQNNGRESFATLKQVIELPDLLDIQLKSFGEFLQDDLSPDERKDQGLQSVFKNIFPIVDSRENFCLEFVEYYVEKPKYDLVECQERGVTYSVPLKAKLKLSIKDQYGDSKDFVDTIEQVVYLGNIPYMTNRGTFVINGAERIVVSQLHRSPGVFFDEQLHPNGTKLYSARIIPLRGSWVEFTTDINDVMFVYIDRRKKFPVTTLLRALGYSTDSDLLKLFDLIEEVKVKDAAFGKSVGRISIADIIDMETGELLLEKEAELTEEAVAQIKQAGIKSVKFLKPDGFLGPEVITNTLKKDAARSEADALEAIYRHLRSGDAPDLDTARSLIERMFFNPKRYDLGKVGRYRVNKKLSLDIPIETTVLTREDIVEIIKYLLELRAGKRVPDDIDHLGNRRIKTVGEQLSSQMNLGLSRMARTIKERMNLRDNENLTPQDLVNARTIFSVINTFFGTSQLSQFMDQTNPLAEMTHKRRLSALGPGGLTRERAGFEVRDVHYTHYGRLCPIETPEGPNIGLISSLTTFARINDFGFIETPYRKVEKSKVSNKIEYLSADDEDKYVIAQANAPLDEQGNFVGDRVKSRFRGDFPVVPPSEVHYMDVSPYQIVSAAAALIPFLEHDDANRALMGSNMQRQGVPLLRTDSPLVGTGMEAKVARDSRAMIISDFNGIVESVTASKIVIKKESRASAQMKPEALLSFDDSDFISYRLTKFLRTNQDTCINQRPIIKVGQKVKKGDVLADGCATQGGELALGRNVLVAFMPWRGYNFEDAIVISERVVQEDIYTSIHIEEFDLQVRDTKRGEEELTREIPNVSEETTKDLDENGIIRVGAEVQAGDILVGKVTPKGETDPTPEEKLLKAIFGEKAGDVKDASLKAPPGMKGVVIDTKLFTRKKKDPKTKKQDKKALDETEVWYNSELVRVRKLRDEKLRKVLLNKSANSIRDKNSGKILLRANTSLTTEKLTEIDFEQIDYSEGFSADKKANELVNSIRIAYETRLAELEEEFENRKFKIVVGDELPPGIVQLAKVYVAKKRKLMVGDKMAGRHGNKGVVAIIVPMEDMPYLPDGTPVDIVLNPLGVPSRMNLGQIFEANLGWAAQILGVKYATPVFDGATFDQVKEIMKEAGLPEDGKTTLYDGRTGEKIDNPVTVGQIYILKLSHLVEDKIHARSIGPYSLITQQPLGGKAQFGGQRFGEMEVWALEAYGAAYTLQEILTVKSDDVRGRSKVYEAIVKGDNLPEPGLPESFNVLIRELQGLALDVELLEGNSNKP, via the coding sequence ATGCAAAATAACGGAAGGGAATCTTTCGCTACATTAAAGCAAGTCATCGAATTGCCTGACTTGTTAGATATTCAGCTTAAGTCTTTTGGGGAATTCCTGCAGGATGATTTAAGTCCGGACGAGCGAAAAGATCAAGGACTACAGTCAGTTTTCAAAAATATTTTTCCTATCGTAGACAGCCGCGAGAATTTTTGTTTGGAATTCGTTGAATACTATGTTGAAAAACCGAAATACGATCTTGTCGAATGCCAGGAACGCGGCGTGACCTATTCGGTACCTCTAAAGGCAAAGTTGAAGTTGTCAATTAAGGATCAATATGGTGACAGCAAAGACTTTGTGGATACGATAGAACAAGTCGTCTACTTGGGTAACATTCCTTACATGACCAATCGCGGTACCTTTGTTATTAACGGTGCGGAACGGATTGTGGTAAGTCAACTGCATCGTTCGCCAGGCGTGTTTTTTGACGAGCAGCTTCACCCGAACGGCACTAAGCTTTATTCAGCCAGAATAATTCCCCTTCGAGGCTCATGGGTTGAGTTTACGACAGATATTAATGACGTGATGTTTGTTTATATCGATCGCCGCAAGAAATTTCCTGTAACGACTCTGCTGCGGGCACTCGGTTATTCTACTGATTCGGATTTGTTGAAACTTTTTGATTTGATTGAAGAAGTCAAAGTTAAAGACGCAGCTTTTGGCAAATCGGTCGGTAGAATCTCAATCGCCGATATAATCGATATGGAAACCGGGGAGCTGCTGCTGGAAAAAGAAGCGGAGTTAACGGAAGAAGCCGTTGCCCAAATCAAGCAAGCCGGTATCAAGAGCGTTAAGTTTCTTAAACCCGATGGTTTTCTGGGGCCGGAAGTTATCACGAATACTCTGAAGAAAGATGCGGCGAGATCGGAAGCTGACGCTTTAGAAGCAATTTACCGGCACTTAAGATCGGGGGATGCACCGGACTTGGATACCGCCAGGAGTTTGATTGAGCGTATGTTTTTCAACCCCAAGAGATATGATCTTGGGAAGGTTGGCCGCTACAGAGTGAATAAGAAATTGTCTCTTGATATTCCTATTGAAACAACAGTGTTAACACGCGAAGATATTGTCGAAATTATTAAATATCTTTTGGAATTGAGAGCAGGTAAAAGAGTGCCAGACGATATTGACCATCTTGGTAACAGGCGAATTAAGACCGTTGGCGAACAGCTTTCCAGCCAGATGAACCTTGGCCTTTCCCGAATGGCTCGAACTATTAAAGAAAGAATGAACTTGCGGGACAATGAGAATTTGACGCCACAGGACTTAGTGAATGCCCGGACAATTTTTTCCGTAATTAATACTTTTTTTGGAACCAGCCAGCTGTCTCAGTTCATGGATCAAACCAATCCTTTGGCAGAGATGACGCACAAGCGACGTTTATCTGCCCTTGGCCCAGGTGGTTTGACTCGGGAACGTGCGGGATTTGAGGTTCGGGACGTTCACTATACTCATTATGGGCGACTCTGTCCAATTGAAACTCCCGAAGGGCCGAATATTGGTTTAATCTCTTCGTTAACAACATTTGCCCGCATTAACGATTTTGGTTTTATTGAAACACCTTATAGGAAAGTTGAAAAGAGTAAAGTTTCTAATAAAATCGAATACCTTTCTGCGGATGACGAGGATAAATATGTAATTGCTCAGGCAAATGCGCCTTTGGATGAGCAGGGAAATTTTGTCGGGGATCGGGTGAAATCGAGATTTCGCGGAGATTTTCCGGTTGTCCCACCGTCCGAAGTTCATTATATGGATGTTTCTCCGTATCAAATTGTATCTGCAGCGGCTGCATTGATTCCGTTCCTTGAACATGACGATGCTAACCGTGCTCTCATGGGTTCAAATATGCAACGGCAAGGTGTGCCTCTGCTTCGTACCGATTCTCCCCTTGTAGGTACCGGAATGGAGGCAAAGGTGGCTAGGGATTCGCGGGCTATGATTATTTCGGATTTCAATGGTATAGTTGAATCGGTTACCGCTTCGAAAATTGTAATAAAAAAGGAGTCAAGGGCGAGTGCCCAGATGAAGCCGGAAGCACTTTTAAGTTTTGATGATTCAGATTTCATTTCATATCGATTGACAAAGTTTTTGCGTACTAATCAGGATACCTGTATTAATCAGCGGCCAATTATCAAGGTTGGGCAAAAAGTTAAAAAAGGGGACGTATTGGCCGACGGCTGTGCAACGCAAGGCGGAGAATTGGCTTTGGGTCGAAATGTGCTGGTCGCTTTTATGCCCTGGCGCGGATATAATTTTGAAGATGCCATTGTTATTTCAGAGCGAGTCGTTCAGGAGGATATTTACACCTCAATTCATATTGAAGAGTTCGACCTGCAAGTTCGAGATACTAAGCGTGGTGAGGAAGAGCTGACACGAGAAATTCCAAATGTAAGTGAAGAAACCACGAAAGATTTGGATGAAAACGGGATCATTCGAGTCGGCGCCGAAGTTCAGGCAGGCGACATCCTTGTCGGAAAGGTTACGCCGAAAGGAGAGACAGATCCTACTCCTGAAGAGAAATTGCTTAAAGCGATTTTTGGCGAGAAAGCAGGCGACGTAAAAGATGCTTCTCTGAAAGCGCCACCGGGGATGAAAGGTGTTGTGATTGACACCAAGTTGTTTACCCGTAAGAAAAAAGATCCAAAAACGAAAAAGCAAGATAAGAAAGCGCTCGACGAGACAGAGGTTTGGTACAACTCCGAATTGGTTCGGGTCCGAAAGCTTAGAGATGAAAAACTACGGAAAGTTCTTTTAAATAAATCGGCGAATTCGATACGGGATAAGAATTCGGGTAAAATTCTGCTCAGAGCCAACACGTCGCTTACAACTGAGAAGTTGACAGAAATAGATTTTGAGCAAATCGACTACAGCGAAGGCTTTAGCGCAGATAAAAAAGCAAATGAGTTGGTGAATTCAATTCGGATCGCTTATGAAACCCGTTTGGCCGAGCTGGAAGAAGAATTTGAAAATAGGAAATTTAAGATAGTTGTCGGCGATGAACTGCCGCCCGGTATTGTCCAGCTCGCCAAAGTATATGTTGCCAAAAAACGCAAATTGATGGTTGGCGATAAGATGGCCGGAAGGCACGGCAATAAAGGCGTCGTTGCTATAATCGTGCCGATGGAAGACATGCCCTACCTGCCCGATGGTACACCGGTGGATATTGTACTCAACCCGCTTGGGGTTCCCTCCAGAATGAATTTGGGACAGATTTTCGAGGCCAACTTGGGTTGGGCGGCTCAGATTCTTGGCGTAAAATATGCCACCCCAGTATTTGATGGTGCGACCTTTGATCAGGTTAAGGAGATCATGAAAGAGGCCGGGTTGCCGGAAGATGGCAAGACGACACTTTATGATGGGCGGACAGGAGAAAAGATTGATAACCCGGTAACTGTCGGGCAGATTTATATCCTGAAGCTTTCACATCTTGTTGAAGATAAAATCCATGCCCGATCTATTGGACCATATTCGCTAATTACACAGCAGCCTCTTGGGGGTAAAGCCCAATTTGGCGGCCAGCGATTTGGTGAGATGGAAGTCTGGGCTTTGGAAGCTTATGGCGCTGCGTATACTTTGCAGGAAATCCTCACAGTTAAATCGGATGACGTGCGCGGACGCTCCAAAGTTTATGAGGCGATTGTTAAGGGCGATAATTTGCCCGAACCGGGGTTACCGGAGTCGTTTAATGTTTTAATCCGGGAGTTACAGGGATTAGCCTTGGATGTAGAGCTCTTGGAAGGAAATAGTAATAAGCCGTAA
- the rplL gene encoding 50S ribosomal protein L7/L12, with protein sequence MAETKEAPAKEKAEEKAEKTEKNTTKAAKGNGQVGSVLESIEKMTVLELSELVKAIEDRFGVTAVAPVAVAAAAPGAPAADGGGEEKTDFDVVLTLVGDKKIQVIKVVRAVTSLGLKEAKDLVDGAPKSVKEGVQKEEAEDVKKQLEEVGATVEIK encoded by the coding sequence ATGGCAGAAACTAAAGAAGCCCCGGCAAAAGAAAAAGCTGAGGAAAAGGCTGAAAAAACTGAAAAGAACACCACCAAGGCTGCAAAGGGAAATGGCCAGGTGGGTTCTGTTTTAGAAAGCATCGAAAAAATGACGGTGCTTGAATTGTCCGAACTGGTCAAGGCTATCGAAGATCGCTTTGGTGTAACCGCTGTTGCCCCGGTAGCCGTCGCTGCTGCTGCACCTGGCGCTCCGGCTGCAGATGGTGGTGGTGAAGAAAAAACTGATTTTGATGTTGTCTTGACCTTGGTTGGCGACAAGAAAATTCAGGTGATTAAGGTTGTGCGGGCAGTTACCAGCTTGGGTCTTAAGGAAGCCAAGGATTTGGTTGACGGCGCCCCGAAGTCGGTTAAGGAGGGTGTGCAGAAAGAAGAAGCTGAAGATGTTAAGAAACAATTAGAGGAAGTTGGCGCCACTGTTGAAATTAAATAG
- the rplJ gene encoding 50S ribosomal protein L10: MPTPQKEAIVAEITEKLNKAKSIFLTDFKGLNVDEINDLRRAFTGASVQYRVVKNTLARLSVKEAGRDELLEYLDGPTAIAFGMDDPAAPARVIKKFSKDSDKISVKVGLFEGVLIDSTRFNEIASLPSKVQLLGQLSGVLNAPLSNLVLSLNAILSKFVFALNAVKENKNES; encoded by the coding sequence ATGCCAACTCCTCAGAAGGAAGCCATTGTCGCAGAAATCACAGAGAAATTAAATAAAGCAAAAAGTATCTTTTTGACCGACTTTAAGGGTTTGAACGTCGACGAGATAAATGACCTGCGACGGGCATTTACGGGTGCATCTGTGCAATATCGGGTCGTTAAAAATACTTTAGCCCGCCTTTCGGTAAAAGAAGCCGGACGTGATGAGCTTCTTGAGTATTTGGATGGGCCAACCGCCATTGCGTTCGGTATGGATGACCCTGCAGCACCCGCCAGAGTTATTAAAAAGTTCTCAAAAGATTCAGATAAGATTTCGGTGAAAGTGGGATTGTTCGAGGGTGTGCTCATTGATTCAACCCGGTTTAATGAAATTGCCAGCCTGCCCTCAAAAGTTCAGCTTTTGGGGCAGCTTTCGGGAGTGCTTAACGCACCGCTTAGTAATCTTGTTTTATCGCTTAATGCGATTTTAAGTAAATTTGTCTTTGCTCTTAATGCTGTAAAAGAGAATAAGAACGAAAGTTAG
- a CDS encoding 50S ribosomal protein L1, whose translation MKRGKRYKELHGLLEIGKDYTLDEAVELLKKSAKAKFDESVEISVNLGVDPKHADQVVRGTVALPHGIGKEVKVLVITKGSKEDEAKEAGADFVGFDDYVQKIQKGWFEFDVIVATPDAMGEVGKLGKVLGPRGLMPNPKSGTVTMEVGKAVKELKAGKIEFRVDKYGILHVSLGKTSFEPNQIRENIIAFMETVMRLKPSAAKGQYVKRVSLSSTMGPGIPVERNALLSDLQ comes from the coding sequence ATGAAGAGAGGTAAAAGATATAAAGAGTTACACGGATTGCTCGAAATAGGTAAAGACTACACTTTGGATGAAGCTGTAGAGCTTCTGAAAAAATCAGCCAAAGCTAAATTTGACGAATCGGTTGAGATATCCGTCAATCTGGGCGTTGATCCGAAACATGCCGATCAAGTTGTTCGGGGGACTGTAGCACTACCTCATGGCATCGGTAAAGAGGTTAAAGTTCTGGTTATAACCAAAGGAAGTAAAGAGGACGAGGCTAAAGAGGCTGGCGCTGATTTTGTCGGGTTTGATGATTATGTACAAAAGATTCAGAAGGGTTGGTTTGAGTTTGACGTAATCGTGGCTACTCCCGATGCGATGGGGGAGGTAGGAAAGCTTGGTAAGGTTTTAGGTCCACGAGGCTTAATGCCCAACCCCAAGAGCGGTACTGTGACCATGGAGGTTGGCAAGGCTGTTAAGGAATTAAAAGCTGGTAAAATCGAATTTCGTGTTGATAAGTACGGAATTCTGCATGTCTCTCTCGGTAAAACTTCTTTTGAACCCAACCAGATTCGTGAAAATATTATTGCTTTTATGGAAACGGTCATGAGATTGAAACCCTCTGCTGCGAAGGGACAGTATGTAAAGCGTGTTTCTTTGTCCAGTACCATGGGGCCGGGGATTCCGGTTGAAAGAAACGCATTATTGAGTGACTTGCAATAA
- the rplK gene encoding 50S ribosomal protein L11 encodes MAKKVISTIKLQIPAGAANPSPPVGPALGQAGLNIMEFCKAFNSKTQDKQGLIVPVVITVYADRSFTFITKSPPAAVLLKKAAGIEKGSGEPNREKVGKVNKEQVKEIAQTKMEDLNANDIEAAMLIIEGTARSMGITVE; translated from the coding sequence ATGGCTAAAAAGGTTATTTCGACTATAAAATTGCAAATACCGGCAGGAGCGGCCAATCCGTCTCCACCAGTTGGTCCGGCTTTGGGGCAGGCTGGCCTCAATATCATGGAGTTTTGTAAGGCATTCAATTCTAAAACTCAGGACAAGCAAGGGCTTATTGTTCCGGTTGTAATAACCGTTTACGCAGATAGGTCATTCACGTTTATTACCAAATCACCGCCAGCCGCTGTCCTTCTTAAAAAAGCTGCCGGTATCGAAAAGGGCTCTGGTGAGCCAAATAGAGAGAAGGTTGGCAAGGTCAATAAGGAGCAGGTGAAAGAGATTGCTCAAACTAAAATGGAAGATCTGAATGCCAACGATATCGAGGCAGCGATGTTAATAATTGAAGGAACAGCCCGTAGCATGGGGATTACGGTCGAATGA
- the nusG gene encoding transcription termination/antitermination factor NusG produces the protein MSEQEKSWYAIHVLSGHENKVKSYLENEIERLGLLEKISQILIPSEEVTEMRAGKRRVKNKVFFPGYMLVEVLLDKESQHVILNTPGVTNFVGPKNQPQPLRQDEIDRILGRVEESEGKEILEVPFRLGDPIKVTDGPFTDFSGFVEEINSEKKKLKVLVSIFGRATPVELDFLQVELEK, from the coding sequence TTGAGCGAACAAGAGAAAAGTTGGTATGCCATTCACGTTCTTTCGGGCCACGAAAACAAAGTGAAGTCCTACTTAGAGAACGAAATTGAACGCCTCGGTTTACTGGAAAAGATTTCACAGATTTTGATTCCATCTGAAGAAGTTACTGAGATGCGTGCAGGCAAGCGCAGGGTCAAGAACAAAGTCTTTTTTCCCGGATATATGCTTGTAGAAGTTTTGTTGGACAAAGAATCCCAGCATGTGATTCTGAATACCCCGGGGGTGACAAATTTTGTTGGTCCCAAAAATCAACCGCAGCCGCTACGGCAGGATGAAATCGATCGAATTCTTGGTCGGGTAGAGGAAAGTGAAGGGAAAGAGATTTTGGAGGTACCGTTCAGGTTGGGCGACCCAATTAAAGTCACAGACGGTCCATTCACGGATTTTTCGGGGTTTGTTGAAGAAATAAATAGCGAGAAGAAAAAACTTAAAGTGCTTGTTAGCATATTTGGTCGCGCTACTCCTGTTGAGCTGGATTTTTTACAGGTAGAGCTTGAAAAGTAG
- the secE gene encoding preprotein translocase subunit SecE, whose amino-acid sequence MSLINKPVKFVNDVNHEMSKVSWPSYEDLKESTIVVIVLSLLFVVFVFSADWLLSSLLKLLF is encoded by the coding sequence ATGAGCTTAATTAACAAACCGGTAAAATTTGTAAATGACGTCAATCACGAGATGTCTAAAGTTAGTTGGCCGAGCTACGAAGACTTAAAAGAGTCCACTATAGTTGTAATTGTATTGTCTTTGCTTTTCGTGGTATTTGTTTTTTCAGCCGATTGGCTGCTTAGCAGCCTTCTGAAATTGCTATTTTAG
- the rpmG gene encoding 50S ribosomal protein L33, translating into MRVLVILECAECKNRNYTTNKNKTLHSGRVEFKKYCPTCNKHTAHKETR; encoded by the coding sequence ATGCGAGTACTGGTGATTTTAGAATGCGCAGAATGTAAAAACCGGAATTATACCACCAATAAAAATAAAACGTTGCATTCCGGACGGGTGGAGTTCAAGAAGTATTGCCCAACCTGCAACAAGCACACTGCGCACAAAGAAACGCGGTAA
- a CDS encoding cysteine--tRNA ligase yields MNLKLHNTFTKTKEEFVPVEKGKVKFYMCGPTVYDYIHIGNARAFIAGDVLRRFLKYLGYDVTYVLNLTDIDDKIIKRSQEEGVPTEKITEKFSTAFFKDIDALGIEKADHYPKATEHVREIIVLIEKLIDQGTAYRANGDVYYDVSKFANYGKLSGKNIDDLWAGARVAVDEKKRNPLDFALWKSQKPGEPAWESPWGMGRPGWHIECSAMSMKYLGESFDIHAGGEDLIFPHHENEIAQSEGATKQKFVKYWLHNGFLQIEGEKMAKSLGNFRTVREVVKIYPGRVLRLFFLQKNYRGPIDLTDHGLKAAESASSRLKIFYDKLSKVLANAGETSSKDIDLKALSKSEAEFYDSFEKMKTDLVEAMSDDLNTPVALSALFDLVRETNKLLSKEGLSENEKLLLDYSKKNFDDFNSFLGLIDSGEEKVDTEIVDELVTLLIELRNALRTKKEWALSDKIRDQLNAKGIILEDKGTETVWRFK; encoded by the coding sequence ATGAATCTAAAACTACACAACACCTTTACCAAAACCAAAGAAGAATTTGTCCCCGTCGAAAAGGGGAAGGTCAAATTTTATATGTGTGGCCCGACTGTGTACGATTATATTCACATCGGTAACGCTCGTGCCTTTATCGCAGGTGATGTCCTGCGCCGTTTCCTGAAATATCTTGGTTATGATGTCACCTATGTTCTGAACTTAACGGATATCGATGATAAAATCATCAAGCGTTCCCAAGAAGAGGGAGTTCCGACTGAAAAGATTACTGAAAAATTTAGCACAGCATTTTTTAAAGACATCGATGCTTTGGGAATTGAAAAAGCGGATCATTATCCCAAGGCCACTGAGCATGTCCGTGAGATTATCGTCTTAATCGAAAAGCTAATTGATCAAGGGACGGCTTATCGGGCAAATGGCGATGTTTATTACGACGTCTCAAAGTTCGCTAATTATGGCAAATTGTCCGGGAAAAATATCGATGATTTGTGGGCAGGCGCCCGCGTTGCGGTGGATGAAAAGAAGCGCAATCCACTCGACTTTGCTCTTTGGAAAAGCCAAAAGCCCGGGGAACCGGCTTGGGAAAGCCCCTGGGGCATGGGGCGGCCGGGCTGGCACATCGAGTGCTCGGCCATGTCGATGAAATATCTGGGTGAGAGTTTTGACATTCACGCGGGAGGCGAGGATCTGATTTTCCCGCACCACGAAAATGAAATCGCCCAGAGCGAGGGAGCGACAAAACAAAAGTTTGTCAAGTACTGGCTACACAACGGTTTTCTGCAAATCGAAGGTGAAAAGATGGCCAAGTCCCTCGGGAATTTCCGCACAGTCAGGGAAGTTGTGAAAATTTACCCCGGCCGGGTCCTGCGTTTGTTTTTTTTACAAAAAAATTACCGTGGGCCAATTGATTTGACGGATCACGGGCTCAAGGCCGCAGAAAGTGCTTCTTCTCGGCTTAAAATTTTCTACGATAAATTAAGCAAAGTTCTGGCTAATGCCGGAGAGACCAGCAGCAAAGATATCGATCTCAAAGCTTTGTCAAAATCCGAGGCCGAATTCTACGACTCATTTGAGAAAATGAAAACAGATCTCGTTGAAGCGATGTCGGATGATTTAAACACGCCGGTTGCACTTTCAGCGCTCTTTGATTTGGTTCGGGAAACCAATAAACTTTTATCAAAAGAAGGTTTGAGTGAAAATGAAAAATTACTTCTGGATTATTCTAAAAAGAATTTTGACGATTTTAATTCATTTTTAGGTTTGATCGATTCCGGGGAGGAAAAAGTGGATACAGAAATTGTTGATGAGCTGGTAACTTTACTCATTGAGCTTCGCAATGCGCTTAGAACCAAAAAAGAATGGGCTCTGTCTGACAAGATTCGTGATCAGTTAAATGCGAAAGGTATCATCTTAGAAGATAAGGGAACCGAGACGGTATGGCGGTTCAAGTAA
- a CDS encoding type II toxin-antitoxin system VapC family toxin, whose protein sequence is MNQRVILADTSVWIDHLRRANNRLVALLNHGEVRCHPFVIGEVACGHLQNRDEILNLLKALPEVLIAEHSEVLHFVNMDKLYGRGLGWVDLNLLASASLTRCSLWTLDKRLQSVAAELKVSV, encoded by the coding sequence ATGAACCAGAGAGTAATTTTAGCCGATACCTCGGTTTGGATTGATCACCTTCGACGCGCGAACAACCGTTTAGTAGCTTTGCTTAATCATGGAGAAGTGCGTTGCCACCCGTTTGTAATAGGCGAGGTAGCATGCGGTCATCTTCAGAACCGCGACGAGATTTTAAATCTGTTAAAAGCTTTACCTGAAGTTCTTATTGCAGAACATTCTGAAGTTTTACATTTTGTGAATATGGATAAACTTTATGGTCGTGGTTTGGGTTGGGTGGATTTGAATCTTCTCGCGTCAGCCTCACTTACTCGATGTTCCCTTTGGACTCTTGACAAACGTTTACAATCAGTTGCAGCTGAATTGAAAGTCTCCGTTTAA
- a CDS encoding type II toxin-antitoxin system VapB family antitoxin: MRTTLNIDDELLAKASKLTGIKEKTSLVRRGLEALIALESARRLAELGGSEGQLQPIRRRRS; encoded by the coding sequence ATGAGAACTACGCTAAATATTGATGACGAGTTATTGGCTAAGGCCTCTAAGCTTACGGGCATAAAGGAAAAGACGTCCCTTGTACGTCGTGGTCTTGAAGCTTTAATTGCTCTGGAAAGTGCCCGACGGCTGGCGGAACTTGGGGGCAGTGAAGGGCAATTACAGCCGATTCGTCGACGCCGTTCATGA
- a CDS encoding 2-C-methyl-D-erythritol 2,4-cyclodiphosphate synthase, producing the protein MRVGFGYDVHQLVEGRKLILGGVTIPSEKGALGHSDADTLSHAIGDALLGSTALGDLGKHFPDSDEEFAGISSLLLLKQIGKRLSKEGYQISNIDSTVVLEKPKLLPHINEMRTNIADSLAISDSQVSVKATTSERMGFVGEEKGVAAYACVLIERKEQV; encoded by the coding sequence ATGCGGGTTGGATTTGGTTACGACGTTCATCAATTAGTCGAAGGAAGGAAGCTGATTTTAGGAGGCGTCACAATTCCCTCGGAAAAGGGAGCGCTCGGCCACTCGGATGCAGACACATTGAGTCATGCAATTGGTGATGCCCTTTTGGGCAGCACTGCCCTTGGAGATTTGGGTAAACATTTTCCTGACAGCGATGAAGAATTTGCCGGGATTTCAAGCTTGCTGCTGCTCAAACAAATCGGAAAACGGCTTTCAAAGGAAGGCTACCAAATTAGCAATATCGATTCAACCGTGGTTTTAGAGAAACCAAAGCTATTGCCCCACATTAATGAAATGCGTACAAATATCGCAGACTCTTTAGCAATTTCAGATTCTCAAGTTTCTGTTAAGGCAACCACCTCGGAGAGGATGGGTTTTGTGGGTGAGGAGAAGGGTGTGGCTGCTTATGCGTGTGTTTTAATTGAAAGGAAAGAACAAGTTTAA
- the ispD gene encoding 2-C-methyl-D-erythritol 4-phosphate cytidylyltransferase: METAAIIVAAGQGSRVGGILPKQFQSVGGKPILSYTLQKFEDCSRIQDVILVTASEWVTYTAQEIVAPSDLKKVIKIVAGGEQRQDSVFAGLKALEGHPDFVAIHDAVRPFISVEKLEAAIDACKEHGAAILAVPPKDTIKTEKSGFVDETPDRSFLWSVQTPQVFKYDLIMKAYQKAFEDGVYHTDDSALVERIGKKVKIVEGEHDNIKITVPMDLKWAEIKLTMDN; the protein is encoded by the coding sequence TTGGAAACTGCTGCAATTATAGTTGCTGCCGGGCAGGGCTCCCGAGTCGGCGGCATTTTGCCCAAACAATTCCAGTCGGTGGGCGGGAAGCCTATTCTTTCCTATACCCTGCAAAAATTTGAAGACTGCTCTCGAATTCAGGACGTGATTTTAGTAACTGCGTCTGAGTGGGTAACTTATACTGCTCAGGAAATCGTCGCCCCATCTGATTTAAAAAAGGTAATAAAGATTGTTGCAGGCGGAGAGCAGCGTCAGGATTCGGTTTTTGCCGGCCTGAAAGCGCTGGAAGGCCATCCCGATTTCGTCGCGATTCATGATGCAGTTCGCCCGTTTATAAGTGTGGAGAAACTCGAGGCGGCGATCGATGCTTGCAAAGAACACGGCGCTGCCATCTTAGCTGTTCCGCCGAAGGACACCATCAAAACAGAGAAGAGTGGATTTGTTGACGAAACTCCCGACCGCAGCTTTCTTTGGTCTGTGCAAACCCCGCAAGTTTTTAAATACGATTTGATTATGAAAGCGTACCAGAAAGCTTTCGAGGACGGCGTTTATCATACCGATGACTCCGCGCTGGTTGAACGAATCGGCAAGAAAGTAAAAATCGTCGAAGGCGAACATGATAACATCAAAATTACAGTGCCGATGGATTTGAAGTGGGCTGAAATCAAATTAACAATGGATAATTAA